A genomic segment from Brevundimonas mediterranea encodes:
- a CDS encoding flagellin — protein sequence MTTSIHTNTSAMIALQNLNRTSDQLASTQSRVNTGLKVQGAKDNAAVWAVAQGQRADKGSLEAVTTSLNRATSIADVSLAAGEQISDILLEMKQKATAAADPSQSAATRASYDQEFQALLKSVQSFADNAIFDGANILDGAATTDMTFLASADGNETIAMKRQNLTLVGLGLAANSYDSNKATAAIDAWTDNAGTPEDETLLNAAPDLLTQEKAKFALQRIDDAITVASSRLSELGAQAKQIERHTTYVGKLSDSLEAGIGNLVDADLAKESARLQALQVQQQLGVQALSIANQAPQMILSLFKN from the coding sequence ATGACCACCAGCATCCACACCAATACCTCGGCGATGATCGCCCTGCAGAATCTGAACCGCACCAGCGACCAGCTGGCGTCGACGCAGAGCCGGGTGAATACGGGCCTGAAGGTCCAGGGCGCCAAGGATAACGCCGCCGTCTGGGCTGTCGCCCAGGGACAGCGCGCGGACAAGGGGTCTCTGGAAGCCGTCACGACCAGCCTGAACCGGGCGACCTCGATCGCCGATGTCTCCCTGGCCGCGGGCGAACAGATCTCGGACATTCTGCTGGAAATGAAGCAGAAGGCGACCGCTGCAGCCGATCCTAGCCAGAGCGCCGCGACGCGCGCCTCCTATGACCAGGAATTCCAGGCGCTGTTGAAGTCGGTGCAGTCCTTCGCCGACAACGCGATTTTCGACGGGGCCAATATTCTCGACGGCGCCGCCACGACCGACATGACGTTCCTGGCGAGTGCGGACGGCAATGAAACCATTGCGATGAAGCGTCAGAATCTGACGCTTGTCGGCCTGGGCCTGGCGGCCAACTCGTATGACTCGAACAAGGCGACTGCGGCGATCGACGCCTGGACCGACAATGCCGGCACGCCAGAAGACGAGACCCTGCTGAACGCCGCCCCTGATCTGCTCACCCAGGAAAAAGCCAAGTTCGCGCTGCAGCGGATCGACGACGCCATCACCGTGGCCAGTTCACGACTGTCCGAACTGGGGGCGCAGGCCAAGCAGATCGAACGCCACACCACCTATGTCGGCAAGCTTTCGGACTCGCTGGAAGCCGGCATCGGCAATCTGGTCGACGCCGACCTGGCCAAGGAAAGCGCCCGTCTCCAGGCCCTGCAGGTGCAGCAACAGCTCGGCGTCCAGGCCCTGTCGATCGCCAACCAGGCGCCGCAGATGATCCTGTCGCTGTTCAAGAACTGA